The following proteins come from a genomic window of Microbacterium sp. JZ31:
- the rbfA gene encoding 30S ribosome-binding factor RbfA, with protein sequence MAGQERQARLSDRIRVILAERLEKGLRDPRLGFVTITDVRVTGDLQHASVFFTVYGSDEERASSAAALKAATGMLRSEVGRKLNTRLTPTLEFIPDALPENAGHLDALLREARERDQAVAGIAATAKYAGDADPYVKPHDADVDGD encoded by the coding sequence ATGGCTGGTCAGGAACGACAGGCGAGGCTCTCGGACCGGATCCGGGTGATCCTGGCGGAACGGCTGGAGAAGGGGCTGCGCGATCCGCGGCTCGGCTTCGTGACGATCACGGACGTGCGCGTGACGGGCGACCTGCAGCACGCGTCGGTCTTCTTCACGGTCTACGGCTCGGACGAGGAGCGCGCATCGAGCGCCGCCGCGCTCAAGGCGGCGACGGGCATGCTGCGCAGCGAGGTGGGCCGCAAGCTCAACACGCGCCTGACGCCCACGCTCGAGTTCATCCCGGACGCGCTGCCGGAGAACGCCGGGCATCTCGACGCACTGCTGCGCGAGGCGCGCGAGCGCGACCAGGCCGTCGCCGGCATCGCGGCGACCGCGAAGTACGCCGGGGACGCCGACCCGTACGTGAAGCCGCACGACGCGGACGTCGACGGCGACTGA
- a CDS encoding GNAT family N-acetyltransferase has translation MLEYRSAPTADLPPLVLYAILRLRVDVFVVEQECAYPELDGRDVEPTAVQLWAEDAGDVVATLRLLTDGPDRRIGRVATAASARGRGLAAELMRRALTQCGASTVRLDAQSHLAHWYARFGFAPEGPEFLEDGIPHVPMIRTA, from the coding sequence GTGCTCGAATACCGCTCTGCTCCGACCGCCGACCTCCCGCCCCTCGTGCTGTACGCGATCCTGCGGCTGCGGGTGGATGTCTTCGTGGTCGAGCAGGAATGCGCGTATCCCGAGCTCGACGGGCGCGACGTGGAGCCGACGGCGGTGCAGCTGTGGGCGGAGGACGCCGGCGACGTGGTCGCGACGCTCCGCCTGCTGACCGACGGACCGGATCGCCGGATCGGCCGGGTCGCGACCGCGGCGAGCGCGCGCGGGCGAGGTCTGGCGGCCGAGCTCATGCGCCGGGCGCTCACGCAGTGCGGGGCGAGCACCGTGCGACTGGACGCGCAGTCGCACCTCGCACACTGGTACGCGCGGTTCGGCTTCGCGCCGGAGGGCCCGGAGTTCCTCGAGGACGGCATCCCGCACGTGCCCATGATCCGCACCGCCTGA
- the truB gene encoding tRNA pseudouridine(55) synthase TruB yields the protein MRPPSGILLVDKPGGITSHDVVARTRRAFGTRKIGHAGTLDPMATGLLTLGIEGATRLLTYLVGLDKTYDTTIRLGAATTTDDAEGEVVATAGPEELASVTDERIASGVAALTGAISQVPSTFSAIKVDGKRAYDLARSGQDVELKSRRVTIDRFTVAAIRRAGGFIDVDATIDCSSGTYIRALARDLGADLGVGGHLTMLRRTRIGPFALADAHALETLAERPALLDPAEVAGRVLGRLEVSADEARDLRHGKRLDGAASRMTGANAAAIDPDGVLVGIVERRGDALKSAMNMPEVPA from the coding sequence ATGCGTCCCCCGTCCGGCATCCTGCTCGTCGACAAGCCGGGCGGGATCACGAGCCATGACGTGGTCGCCCGCACGCGCCGTGCGTTCGGGACCCGCAAGATCGGCCACGCGGGCACGCTCGATCCGATGGCCACGGGTCTGCTCACGCTCGGCATCGAGGGCGCGACCCGCCTGCTGACCTACCTCGTCGGTCTCGACAAGACCTACGACACGACGATCCGTCTCGGGGCGGCGACGACGACGGACGACGCCGAGGGGGAGGTCGTCGCGACGGCCGGACCCGAAGAGCTCGCCTCGGTCACGGACGAGCGGATCGCGAGTGGAGTCGCCGCGCTCACGGGTGCGATCTCGCAAGTGCCGAGCACGTTCTCGGCGATCAAGGTCGACGGCAAGCGGGCGTACGACCTCGCCCGGTCCGGCCAGGATGTCGAGCTGAAGTCGCGTCGGGTGACGATCGACCGCTTCACGGTGGCGGCGATCCGCCGCGCGGGCGGGTTCATCGACGTCGACGCGACGATCGACTGCTCGTCGGGCACGTACATCCGGGCGCTGGCCCGCGATCTCGGCGCGGACCTCGGAGTCGGGGGACACCTCACCATGCTGCGCCGCACGCGGATCGGCCCGTTCGCCCTCGCCGACGCCCACGCGCTCGAGACGCTGGCCGAGCGGCCCGCGCTCCTGGACCCCGCCGAGGTGGCCGGGCGCGTGCTCGGCCGGCTGGAGGTCAGTGCCGACGAGGCGCGGGACCTGCGGCACGGCAAGCGCCTGGACGGTGCCGCGAGCCGCATGACCGGCGCGAACGCGGCCGCGATCGACCCCGACGGCGTGCTCGTCGGCATCGTCGAGCGCCGCGGAGACGCGCTCAAGAGCGCCATGAACATGCCGGAGGTGCCCGCGTGA
- the infB gene encoding translation initiation factor IF-2, translating to MAKPRVHEIAAEIGVDSKVALAKLKELGEFVKSPSSTIEPPVARKLRAAFEADGAKPAEKAATPAKPGRPGPARATTAKPGAPAKPAAPKAEQPAAPAPAPAPAPQKPAVPAAEKPAAPAAEKPAAPASQAPKPGGPRPGAPRPGGAPRPGNNPFASSQGMGQRPAGPRPGNNPFASAQGMGQRPTPGNIPKPQPPRPGAPRPGAPRPGGPGGAGRPGRPGGGGRPGAPFQQRSGGPGRPGGGGGFRPGGGPGGAPGGGFPGRPGPGGRGRGGTAGAFGKGGGKSKQRKSRRAKRQEFEMRSAPVVGGVNVQKGNGEIIRLRRGASIADFADKLEALNGYTVQPGTLVTILFNLGEMATATESLDEATFEVLGEELGYKIQMVSPEDEDKELLEGFGLDLEQELLDENADDLEIRPPVVTVMGHVDHGKTRLLDAIRQTNVVEGEAGGITQHIGAYQIWTEHDSIERAITFIDTPGHEAFTAMRARGAQVTDIAILVVAADDGIMPQTVEALNHAQAAGVPIVVAVNKVDKPEANPGRVRQQLTEYGLVAEEYGGDVMFVDVSARQGTGIQDLLDAVLLTADAGLDLTANPNKAARGVAIEAKLDKGRGSVATVLIQSGTLRVGDAIVAGTAYGRVRAMIDENGEHVEEAAPSRPVQVQGLNSVPRAGDTFIVTDEDRMARQIAEKREAAERNAQLAKARKRMSLEDFTRALEEGKVESLNLIIKGDVSGAVEALEESLLKIEVDESVQLRIIHRGVGAITESDVNLATIDNAIVIGFNVRPDAKAREAASREGVDIRFYSVIYNAIDDVEQSLKGMLKPEYEEVQSGVAEIREVFRSSKFGNIAGVIVRSGTITRNAKARVIRDGVVIADGLAIESLRRFKDDVTEVRTDFEAGIGLGKYNDIQIGDEIETTEMVEKPRS from the coding sequence GTGGCAAAACCACGCGTACATGAGATCGCTGCGGAGATCGGCGTCGACAGCAAGGTCGCCCTGGCGAAGCTCAAGGAGCTCGGCGAGTTCGTGAAGAGCCCGTCGTCCACGATCGAGCCCCCCGTCGCGCGCAAGCTGCGTGCGGCGTTCGAGGCCGACGGCGCCAAGCCCGCCGAGAAGGCCGCGACCCCGGCGAAGCCCGGCCGTCCCGGCCCGGCGCGCGCGACGACCGCGAAGCCCGGCGCCCCGGCGAAGCCCGCCGCGCCCAAGGCCGAGCAGCCCGCCGCACCGGCGCCGGCGCCCGCACCGGCGCCGCAGAAGCCGGCCGTGCCCGCGGCCGAGAAGCCTGCCGCCCCGGCCGCGGAGAAGCCTGCCGCACCGGCGAGCCAGGCGCCGAAGCCCGGCGGTCCCCGTCCCGGCGCCCCGCGCCCCGGCGGTGCCCCGCGTCCGGGCAACAACCCGTTCGCCTCGTCGCAGGGCATGGGGCAGCGCCCCGCCGGCCCGCGTCCGGGCAACAACCCCTTCGCTTCCGCGCAGGGCATGGGGCAGCGCCCCACGCCCGGCAACATCCCGAAGCCCCAGCCGCCGCGTCCCGGCGCTCCGCGTCCGGGTGCGCCGCGCCCCGGCGGTCCCGGCGGCGCGGGCCGTCCCGGTCGTCCCGGTGGCGGCGGTCGTCCCGGCGCGCCGTTCCAGCAGCGTTCGGGCGGTCCCGGTCGTCCCGGCGGCGGCGGAGGCTTCCGTCCCGGCGGCGGCCCCGGTGGTGCGCCCGGCGGCGGCTTCCCGGGTCGTCCCGGCCCCGGTGGCCGCGGACGCGGCGGCACGGCCGGCGCGTTCGGCAAGGGCGGCGGCAAGTCGAAGCAGCGCAAGTCGCGTCGCGCGAAGCGCCAGGAATTCGAGATGCGGTCGGCGCCGGTCGTCGGCGGCGTCAACGTCCAGAAGGGCAACGGCGAGATCATCCGTCTCCGCCGCGGCGCGTCCATCGCGGACTTCGCCGACAAGCTCGAGGCGCTGAACGGCTACACCGTCCAGCCCGGCACGCTCGTGACCATCCTGTTCAACCTGGGTGAGATGGCGACCGCGACCGAGTCTCTCGACGAGGCGACCTTCGAGGTCCTCGGCGAGGAGCTCGGCTACAAGATCCAGATGGTCTCGCCCGAGGACGAGGACAAGGAGCTCCTCGAGGGCTTCGGTCTCGACCTGGAGCAGGAGCTCCTGGACGAGAACGCGGACGACCTCGAGATCCGCCCGCCGGTGGTGACCGTCATGGGTCACGTCGACCACGGTAAGACGCGACTGCTCGACGCGATCCGTCAGACCAACGTGGTCGAGGGTGAGGCCGGTGGCATCACGCAGCACATCGGCGCCTACCAGATCTGGACCGAGCACGACAGCATCGAGCGCGCCATCACCTTCATCGACACCCCGGGTCACGAGGCGTTCACCGCCATGCGTGCCCGTGGTGCGCAGGTGACGGACATCGCGATCCTGGTCGTCGCGGCCGACGACGGCATCATGCCGCAGACGGTCGAGGCGCTGAACCACGCCCAGGCGGCCGGTGTGCCGATCGTGGTCGCGGTGAACAAGGTCGACAAGCCCGAGGCGAACCCGGGTCGCGTGCGCCAGCAGCTCACCGAGTACGGCCTCGTCGCCGAGGAGTACGGCGGCGACGTGATGTTCGTCGACGTGTCGGCCCGTCAGGGCACCGGCATCCAGGACCTGCTGGACGCCGTGCTGCTCACGGCGGACGCCGGGCTGGACCTCACGGCGAACCCGAACAAGGCTGCGCGCGGTGTCGCGATCGAGGCCAAGCTCGACAAGGGCCGTGGTTCCGTCGCGACCGTGCTGATCCAGTCGGGAACGCTGCGCGTCGGCGACGCGATCGTCGCGGGCACGGCCTACGGCCGCGTGCGCGCCATGATCGACGAGAACGGCGAGCACGTGGAGGAGGCGGCTCCGTCGCGTCCGGTGCAGGTGCAGGGCCTCAACTCGGTCCCGCGCGCGGGCGACACGTTCATCGTCACGGATGAGGACCGCATGGCGCGTCAGATCGCCGAGAAGCGCGAGGCCGCCGAGCGCAACGCCCAGCTGGCCAAGGCCCGCAAGCGCATGTCGCTCGAGGACTTCACGCGCGCTCTCGAAGAGGGCAAGGTCGAATCGCTCAACCTCATCATCAAGGGCGACGTGTCGGGTGCCGTCGAGGCGCTCGAGGAGTCGCTGCTCAAGATCGAGGTCGACGAGAGCGTCCAGCTGCGCATCATCCACCGCGGTGTGGGTGCCATCACGGAGTCGGATGTGAACCTGGCGACGATCGACAACGCGATCGTCATCGGCTTCAACGTCCGTCCGGACGCGAAGGCCCGCGAGGCCGCATCGCGCGAGGGCGTCGACATCCGGTTCTACTCGGTCATCTACAACGCGATCGACGATGTGGAGCAGTCGCTCAAGGGCATGCTCAAGCCGGAGTACGAGGAGGTGCAGTCGGGCGTCGCGGAGATCCGCGAGGTCTTCCGCTCCTCCAAGTTCGGCAACATCGCCGGTGTCATCGTCCGCTCGGGCACGATCACGCGCAACGCCAAGGCGCGCGTCATCCGCGACGGCGTGGTCATCGCCGACGGCCTGGCGATCGAGTCGCTGCGTCGCTTCAAGGACGACGTCACCGAGGTCCGCACGGACTTCGAGGCGGGTATCGGCCTCGGCAAGTACAACGACATCCAGATCGGCGACGAGATCGAGACGACGGAGATGGTCGAGAAGCCGCGCTCCTGA
- a CDS encoding A/G-specific adenine glycosylase, with protein MPASSLAARLIPWYAREKRDLPWRAEGFGAWGVLVSEFMLQQTPVNRVIPHLEAWLGRWPTPTALAADPPAEAVKQWANLGYPRRALWLHRAAVEIRDRHDGVVPRDVDALLALTGIGDYTARAVAAFAYGDRHPVVDTNTRRVIARAVHGRAQPGPPHRRDLADMEALLPDDMTGAAAVNAAAMELGAVVCTARSPRCAACPLEDLCAWVLAGRPDTPDLRRRQARYEGSDRQARGAVLRALREQGAQPQVHVLADWPDALQRDRAILSLLDDGLIEAEHGVLHLPRS; from the coding sequence ATGCCTGCTTCCTCGCTCGCCGCGCGGCTGATCCCCTGGTACGCGCGGGAGAAGAGGGACCTGCCGTGGCGCGCGGAGGGATTCGGCGCGTGGGGCGTGCTCGTCAGCGAGTTCATGCTGCAGCAGACGCCCGTGAACCGCGTCATCCCGCATCTCGAGGCCTGGCTCGGACGCTGGCCCACCCCGACCGCGCTCGCGGCCGATCCGCCCGCCGAGGCCGTGAAGCAGTGGGCGAACCTCGGCTATCCACGTCGCGCGCTGTGGCTGCACCGCGCGGCGGTCGAGATCCGCGACCGGCACGACGGCGTGGTGCCGCGCGACGTCGACGCGCTGCTGGCGCTCACGGGCATCGGCGACTACACGGCCCGCGCTGTCGCGGCCTTCGCGTACGGCGACCGCCATCCGGTCGTCGACACCAACACGCGCCGCGTGATCGCCCGTGCCGTGCATGGTCGCGCGCAGCCCGGTCCCCCGCACCGGCGCGACCTGGCCGACATGGAGGCGCTGCTCCCCGACGACATGACGGGAGCCGCGGCCGTGAACGCCGCGGCTATGGAGCTCGGTGCGGTCGTCTGCACGGCGCGCTCACCGCGCTGCGCCGCGTGCCCTCTCGAGGACCTGTGCGCCTGGGTGCTCGCGGGGCGTCCGGACACGCCGGATCTGCGCCGGCGGCAGGCGCGGTACGAGGGCAGCGATCGTCAGGCGCGCGGCGCCGTGCTGCGCGCCCTGCGGGAGCAGGGCGCGCAGCCTCAGGTGCACGTGCTCGCGGACTGGCCGGACGCGCTGCAGCGCGACCGCGCCATCCTGAGCCTGCTGGACGACGGGCTCATCGAGGCCGAGCACGGCGTGCTCCACCTGCCGCGGAGCTGA
- a CDS encoding YlxR family protein — MEAVRTCVGCRTRAPRTALIRVVARGLELVIDERKAAPGRGAWLHPTRECAETALRRRAFGRALRVSGPLDTQTFEEWLNGYGNKVNGSK; from the coding sequence ATGGAGGCAGTACGAACGTGCGTCGGCTGTCGCACGCGTGCCCCCCGAACCGCTCTGATCCGAGTGGTCGCGCGCGGTCTCGAGCTCGTCATCGACGAGCGGAAGGCCGCACCGGGTCGGGGCGCGTGGCTGCATCCCACTCGCGAGTGCGCGGAGACCGCCCTCAGGCGCCGCGCCTTCGGACGAGCATTGCGTGTGTCAGGCCCGCTTGACACGCAGACCTTCGAGGAATGGCTGAACGGCTATGGAAACAAAGTGAACGGCTCGAAATGA